One Clupea harengus chromosome 12, Ch_v2.0.2, whole genome shotgun sequence DNA segment encodes these proteins:
- the LOC105890352 gene encoding myosin heavy chain, fast skeletal muscle has protein sequence MNPPKYDKIEDMAMMTHLNEASVLYNLKERYAAWMIYTYSGLFCATVNPYKWLPVYDQAVVEAYRGKKRMEAPPHIFSVSDNAFQFMLQDRENQSVLITGESGAGKTVNTKRVIQYFATIAVGAGDKKKEAVPGKMQGSLEDQIIAANPLLEAYGNAKTVRNDNSSRFGKFIRIHFNATGKLAKADIETYLLEKSRVTFQLPDERGYHIFFQMMTNHKPEIIEMCLITSNPYDFPMCSQGQITVASIDDKEELDATDDAIDILGFTAEEKVTIYKLTGAVLHHGNLKFKQKQREEQAEPDGTEDADKVAYLLGLNSADMLKALCYPRVKVGTEYVTKGQTVTQVNNSVSALSKSIYERMFLWMVIRINQMLDTKKSSQFYIGVLDIAGFEIFDYNSMEQLCINFTNEKLQQFFNHTMFVLEQEEYKKEGIVWAFIDFGMDLAACIELIERPMGIFAILEEECIVPKASDITFKDKLYAQHLGKTAAFAKSKPVKGKPEAHFSMAHYAGVVDYNVTGWLDKNKDPLNDTVVQLYQKSSVKLLPVLYPPPVEEVGGPKKGGKKKGGSMQTVSSQFRENLGKLMTNLRATHPHFVRCLIPNEIKKPGYMQNFLVIHQLRCNGVLEGIRICRKGFPSRIMYADFKQRYKVLNASVIPEGQFIDNKKAAEKLLGSIDVDHDEYKFGHTKVFFKAGLLGTLEEMRDEKLVSLVTMTQALCRAYLMRREFVAMMERRDAIFTIQMNVRSFINVKHWPWMKVYYKIKPLLQSAETEKELVALKEEHAKLKDMFAKVDARKKDLEEKMVSIVQERNDLHLQMSSSNETINDAEERCEGLIKSKIQLEAKLKETTERLEDEEEINAELTAKKRKLEDECSELKKDIDDLELTLAKVEKEKHATENKVKNLTEEMASQDESIAKLTKEKKALQEAHQQTLDDLQAEEDKVNTLTKAKTKLEQQVDDLEGSLEQEKKLRMDLERAKRKLEGDLKLSQESVMDLENDKQQSDEKLKKKDFETSQLLSKIEDEQSLGAQLQKKIKELQARIEELEEEIEAERAARAKVEKQRADLSRELEEISERLEEAGGATAAQIEMNKKREAEFQKLRRDLEESTLQHEATAAALRKKQADSVAELGEQIDNLQRVKQKLEKEKSEYKMEIDDLSSNMEGVSKSKGNLEKMCRTLEDQLSEIKAKSDEGARQVNDLSAQRARLTTENGELGRQVEEKDALVSQLSRSKQAFTQQIEELKRLNEEEVKAKNALAHAVQSARHDCDLLREQFEEEQEAKAELQRGMSKANSEVAQWRSKYETDAIQRTEELEESKKKLAQRLQEAEEQIEAINSKCASLDKTKQRLQGEVEDLMVDVERANGLAANLDKKQRNFDKVLAEWKQKYEEGQAELEGAQKEARSLSTELFKMKNSYEEALDQLETLKRENKNLQQEISDLTEQLGETGKSIHELEKAKKTVETEKAEIQTALEEAEGTLEHEESKILRVQLELNQVKGEVDRKLAEKDEEMEQIKRNSQRVTDSMQSTLDSEVRSRNDALRIKKKMEGDLNEMEIQLSHANRQAAESQKSLRTVQGQLKDAQLHLDDAVRGQEDMKEQAAMVERRNGLMVAEIEELRAALEQTERGRKVAEQELVDASERVGLLHSQNTSLLNTKKKLETDFLQVQGEVDDIVQEARNAEDKAKKAITDAAMMAEELKKEQDTSSHLERMKKNLEVTVKDLQHRLDEAENLAMKGGKKQLQKLESRVRELEGEVEGEQRRGVDAVKGVRKYERRVKELTYQTEEDKKNVTRLQDLVDKLQLKVKAYKRQAEEAEEQANTHLSKCRKVQHELEEAEERADIAESQVNKLKVKSRDAGKGKEAEE, from the exons ATGAATCCTCCCAAGTATGACAAGATTGAGGACATGGCCATGATGACCCACCTCAATGAAGCCTCTGTCCTGTATAACCTCAAAGAGCGTTACGCAGCATGGATGATCTAC ACCTACTCTGGACTTTTCTGTGCCACTGTGAACCCCTACAAGTGGCTCCCTGTGTATGACCAAGCAGTGGTGGAGGCCTACAGAGGCAAGAAGCGTATGGAGGCCCCACcccacattttctctgtctctgacaatgCTTTTCAGTTCATGCTACAAG acagggagaaccAGTCTGTTCTGATTAC CGGAGAATCTGGTGCTGGCAAGACTGTGAACACCAAACGTGTCATCCAGTATTTTGCAACAATTGCAGTCGGTGCTGGTGACAAAAAAAAGGAGGCAGTGCCTGGAAAGATGCAG GGCTCTCTTGAAGACCAGATTATTGCTGCCAACCCACTGTTGGAGGCTTATGGTAATGCCAAGACTGTGAGGAATGACAACTCTTCCCGTTTT GGAAAATTCATCAGAATTCACTTTAACGCAACTGGAAAACTGGCTAAAGCTGATATTGAGACTT ACCTGCTGGAAAAGTCTAGAGTGACATTCCAGCTTCCTGATGAGAGAGGCTACCACATCTTCTTCCAGATGATGACCAACCACAAGCCTGAGATTATTG AAATGTGCCTCATCACAAGCAACCCCTATGACTTTCCCATGTGCAGTCAGGGTCAGATCACTGTGGCCAGCATTGATGACAAAGAAGAGTTGGATGCCACAGAT GATGCCATTGACATCCTGGGTTTCACTGCAGAGGAGAAAGTCACCATTTACAAACTGACTGGTGCTGTGCTCCATCATGGCAATTTGAAATTCAAGCAGAAGCAGCGTGAGGAGCAGGCTGAGCCTGATGGCACTGAGG ATGCTGACAAAGTCGCTTACCTCCTGGGCCTGAACTCTGCTGATATGCTGAAGGCTCTGTGCTACCCAAGGGTGAAAGTCGGAACTGAGTATGTCACCAAGGGTCAAACTGTGACACAG GTCAACAACTCAGTGTCAGCCTTGTCCAAGTCTATCTATGAGAGGATGTTCTTGTGGATGGTCATTCGTATCAACCAGATGCTGGACACCAAGAAGTCAAGTCAGTTCTACATTGGTGTGCTGGACATTGCTGGATTTGAGATTTTCGAT TACAACAGCATGGAGCAGCTGTGTATCAACTTCACCAATGAAAAACTGCAACAGTTCTTCAACCACACCATGTTTGTCCTGGAGCAAGAGGAGTACAAGAAAGAGGGCATTGTTTGGGCGTTCATTGACTTTGGCATGGACTTGGCTGCCTGCATTGAGCTGATTGAAAGG CCCATGGGTATCTTTGCCATCCTTGAAGAGGAGTGCATTGTCCCCAAGGCCTCTGACATCACTTTCAAGGACAAGCTGTATGCCCAGCATCTTGGAAAGACCGCAGCCTTTGCGAAGTCCAAGCCTGTCAAAGGCAAGCCTGAGGCTCACTTTTCCATGGCGCACTATGCCGGCGTCGTGGACTACAATGTTACTGGATGGTTGGACAAGAACAAGGATCCACTGAACGACACTGTTGTGCAGCTGTACCAGAAGTCATCAGTCAAACTTTTGCCTGTCCTGTACCCACCTCCTGTTGAGG AGGTTGGTGGTCCTAAGAAGGGTGGTAAGAAGAAGGGTGGCTCCATGCAGACTGTGTCCTCACAGTTCAGG GAGAACTTGGGTAAACTGATGACCAACCTGAGGGCCACCCATCCTCACTTTGTGCGTTGTCTGATTCCAAATGAAATTAAGAAACCAG GTTATATGCAGAACTTCCTGGTCATCCACCAGCTCAGGTGTAATGGTGTACTGGAGGGTATCAGAATCTGTAGAAAGGGTTTCCCAAGCAGAATCATGTATGCTGACTTCAAGCAGAG ATACAAAGTACTGAATGCCAGTGTTATTCCTGAGGGTCAGTTCATTGATAACAAGAAGGCTGCTGAGAAGCTCTTGGGATCCATCGATGTTGATCACGATGAGTacaagtttggacacactaag GTGTTCTTCAAAGCTGGTCTGCTTGGTACCCTTGAGGAGATGCGAGATGAGAAACTGGTTAGCCTGGTCACAATGACTCAGGCTCTGTGCCGTGCATACCTGATGAGGAGGGAGTTTGTCGCGATGATGGAAAGGAG AGATGCAATCTTCACTATCCAGATGAATGTCCGCTCATTCATTAATGTGAAGCACTGGCCATGGATGAAGGTGTACTACAAGATCAAGCCTCTGCTTCAGAGTGCTGAAACTGAGAAGGAGCTGGTTGCCCTGAAGGAGGAACATGCAAAACTCAAAGACATGTTTGCAAAGGTTGATGCCAGGAAGAAGGACCTTGAGGAGAAGATGGTGTCTATTGTGCAAGAGAGGAATGACCTGCATCTGCAAATGTCATCT AGCAATGAGACTATCAACGATGctgaggagaggtgtgagggTCTGATCAAGAGTAAGATCCAGCTTGAGGCCAAACTCAAGGAGACAACCGAGAGactggaggatgaagaggaaatcAATGCTGAGCTGACtgccaagaagaggaaactggagGATGAGTGCTCTGAGCTCAAGAAGGACATTGATGATCTGGAGCTGACCTTGGCcaaagtggagaaggagaaacatgccactgagaacaag GTCAAGAACCTGACAGAGGAGATGGCCTCTCAGGATGAGTCCATTGCTAAGCtgacaaaagagaagaaagcccTCCAAGAGGCCCATCAGCAGACTCTTGATGATCtccaggcagaggaagacaaagtcAACACTCTGACCAAGGCCAAGACTAAGCTTGAACAGCAAGTGGATGAT CTTGAGGGTTCCCTGGAGCAAGAAAAGAAGCTCCGCATGGACCTTGAGAGAGCCAAGAGAAAGCTTGAGGGTGACCTGAAACTGTCCCAGGAGAGTGTCATGGATCTGGAGAATGACAAGCAGCAGTCTGATGAGAAGCTGAAGAA GAAGGACTTTGAAACAAGCCAGCTCCTTAGCAAGATTGAGGATGAACAATCATTGGGTGCTCAGCTCCAGAAAAAGATCAAGGAGCTTCAG GCCCGCATTGAAGAATTGGAAGAAGAGATTGAGGCTGAGCGTGCAGCTCGTGCTAAGGTTGAGAAGCAGAGAGCTGATCTCTCCAGGGAACTTGAGGAGATCAGTGAGAGGCTTGAGGAGGCTGGTGGTGCCACTGCTGCTCAAATTGAGATGAACAAGAAGCGTGAGGCTGAGTTCCAGAAGCTGCGTCGTGACCTTGAAGAGTCCACTCTGCAGCATGAAGCCACTGCTGCAGCTCTCCGTAAGAAGCAGGCTGATAGCGTGGCCGAGCTGGGAGAGCAGATCGACAACCTCCAGCGTGTCAAGCAGAAgcttgagaaggagaagagtgaataCAAGATGGAGATTGATGATCTTTCCAGCAACATGGAGGGAGTCTCTAAATCTAAG GGAAATCTTGAGAAGATGTGCCGTACCCTTGAGGACCAACTCAGTGAAATCAAGGCCAAGAGTGATGAGGGTGCGCGCCAGGTCAACGACCTCAGTGCTCAGAGAGCAAGACTAACGACTGAAAATGGTGAACTCGGCCGCCAGGTTGAGGAGAAAGATGCTCTTGTGTCTCAGCTGAGTAGAAGcaaacaggctttcactcagCAAATTGAGGAGCTGAAGAGGCTAAATGAGGAGGAAGTCAAG GCCAAGAATGCCCTGGCCCACGCTGTTCAGTCTGCACGCCACGACTGCGACCTTCTGAGGGAGCAGtttgaggaagagcaggaggcaaAGGCTGAGCTGCAGCGTGGCATGTCCAAGGCCAACAGCGAGGTTGCTCAGTGGAGGTCCAAGTACGAAACTGATGCCATCCAGCGCACTGAAGAGCTTGAGGAGTCCAA GAAAAAGCTTGCCCAGCGTCTACAGGAGGCTGAGGAACAAATTGAGGCTATCAACTCCAAGTGTGCTTCTCTGGATAAAACCAAGCAGAGACTCCAGGGTGAGGTTGAGGACCTCATGGTTGATGTGGAGAGAGCCAATGGTCTGGCTGCCAACCTTGACAAGAAGCAGAGAAACTTTGACAAG GTCTTGGCAGAATGGAAGCAGAAATATGAGGAGGGTCAGGCAGAGCTGGAGGGTGCCCAGAAAGAGGCTCGCTCTCTCAGCACTGAGCTGTTCAAGATGAAGAACTCCTATGAGGAGGCTCTTGACCAACTGGAGACTCttaagagggagaacaagaatCTCCAAC AGGAGATCTCTGACCTGACggagcagcttggtgagactGGAAAGAGCATTCATGAGCTGGAGAAGGCCAAGAAGACTGTTGAGACTGAGAAGGCTGAGATCCAGACTGCCCTGGAAGAGGCTGAg GGAACTCTTGAGCATGAGGAGTCCAAGATTCTCCGTGTCCAGCTTGAGCTGAACCAGGTCAAGGGTGAGGTTGACCGGAAGCTtgcagagaaggatgaggagatggagcagaTTAAGAGGAATAGCCAGAGGGTGACTGACTCCATGCAGAGCACCCTGGACTCTGAGGTCAGGAGCAGGAATGATGCCCTGAGAatcaagaagaagatggagggagaccttAATGAGATGGAGATTCAGCTGAGCCACGCCAACCGCCAGGCTGCTGAGTCCCAGAAAAGTCTGAGGACCGTCCAGGGTCAGCTCAAG GATGCTCAACTGCAccttgatgatgctgtcagaggacaggaagacatgAAGGAGCAGGCTGCCATGGTGGAGCGCAGGAACGGCCTTATGGTGGCTGAGATTGAGGAGCTGAGAGCTGCcctggagcagacagagagaggccgcAAAGTGGCTGAGCAGGAGCTGGTTGATGCCAGTGAGCGTGTTGGCCTCCTCCACTCCCAG AACACCAGTCTGCTGAACACCAAGAAGAAGCTTGAGACTGACTTCCTTCAGGTCCAAGGTGAAGTTGATGACATCGTCCAGGAGGCAAGAAATGCTGAGGACAAGGCCAAGAAAGCCATCACTGAT GCTGCCATGAtggcagaggagctgaagaaggagcaggacaccagttctcatctggagaggatgaagaagaacctGGAAGTCACGGTCAAGGATCTGCAGCACCGCCTGGATGAGGCAGAGAATCTGGCCATGAAGGGTGGCAAgaaacagctccagaaactggAGTCCAGG GTTCGTGAACTGGAAGGTGAGGTTGAGGGTGAACAGAGACGTGGTGTTGATGCTGTCAAGGGAGTCCGCAAATACGAGAGGAGGGTGAAGGAGCTCACCTACCAG actgaggaggacaagaagaacgTCACCAGACTGCAGGATCTGGTTGACAAGCTGCAGCTGAAGGTCAAGGCCTACAAGAGGCAGGCTGAGGAAGCT GAGGAACAGGCCAATACTCACCTGTCCAAGTGCAGGAAGGTTCAgcatgagctggaggaggctgaggagcgtGCTGACATTGCTGAGTCCCAGGTCAACAAGCTCAAGGTTAAGAGCCGCGATGCCGGAAAG GGCAAGGAGGCTGAAGAGTAA